The following proteins come from a genomic window of Triticum aestivum cultivar Chinese Spring chromosome 6A, IWGSC CS RefSeq v2.1, whole genome shotgun sequence:
- the LOC123128805 gene encoding uncharacterized protein: MECGGVSAVQVQPAAPTDQPGQPAKPPVQPWEYSLRKYLLLLAALVVTVTYAAGFSPPGGVWQTAQDGQPAGDPIIRGTHYRRYLAFFYCNATAFAASLVVIVLILVLAARHDKKGKDSRWVVVPLRLVMVLDLLSLMGAYGAGTCQDKISIVYSAVLVAAIFLYVAVLKMMDWYCPDKSSDPGSGGTMTATNSNSSSGGMMSTPDPDSDAVTIRSPIRDSDPNVKEKEDREREVLKKLKADERLRKVLMLLATFAVSITYIAGLSTPGGFWDSTGASYRPGDAILKDHHRPRLTVFLLCNTTAFVASLVIIMLLIIDGKKLREKTVRSLVLYGFIVVALVSLVGAYTAGSCRETKTTIYVVSLAGGILAMAYILLYAFYTLKSSRSSPTQQTDALQQTNDNISRRKGLDKARSLVLLLATLAATITYTAGLDPPGGVWQDNDHGHMAGDPILITTNIGRYRAFYYCNSVAFVASLLVIVLVQTERLIKHHVLEAAMILDLFGLIGAYAAGSCRDVNSSIYVMALAGAALIYVVIHIVFFTLELDHKDKKDDDQEDELLEKRRKRLLLFAILAATITYQAGLTPPGGFLLQDDTLGHHAGDPILLHNYPVRYHAFFYCNSVSFMLSIALIILLVNPNLYRPAIQSNALSVCTAVGLFCLMGAYAAGSTQHRKTSIYIFVLVAVVLLIAAGLLLVFLLKRKLSNVVVAPPREQNEEERKKEVEEKNEDEEEAKKHARRKYLMLLGILVASVAYQAGLEPPGGAWQNNDNGYDAGNPVMNDNRRPRYLTFFYSNSISFVASIVVIIMLLPQWLPKKKEGEWEKWSLRVMNWMIRLDLFALLVAYAAGSNRGLKTSLFVVALIFAVLGYFAIHTVLACTVCRRERRQSSSVV; the protein is encoded by the exons ATGGAGTGTGGTGGCGTCTCCGCCGTGCAGGTGCAGCCGGCAGCGCCAACGGATCAGCCCGGCCAGCCGGCAAAGCCGCCGGTGCAGCCATGGGAGTACAGCCTGCGGAAGTACCTCCTGCTGCTGGCCGCTCTGGTGGTCACCGTCACCTACGCCGCGGGATTCAGCCCGCCGGGAGGCGTCTGGCAGACCGCCCAAGACGGCCAGCCcgccggcgaccccatcatccgcggaACCCACTACCGCCGCTACCTCGCCTTCTTCTACTGCAACGCCACCGCCTTCGCCGcgtcgctcgtggtcatcgtcctcatcctcgtcctcgccGCCCGCCACGACAAGAAGGGGAAGGACAGCCGCTGGGTCGTCGTGCCCCTGCGGCTGGTCATGGTGCTGGACCTGCTCAGCCTCATGGGCGCGTACGGCGCCGGCACCTGCCAGGACAAGATCTCCATCGTCTACTCCGCGGTGCTGGTGGCCGCCATCTTCCTCTATGTCGCCGTTCTCAAGATGATGGACTGGTATTGTCCAGACAAGAGCTCCGACCCTGGCTCCGGCGGCACAATGACCGCCACCAACAGCAACTCCAGCTCCGGCGGCATGATGTCCACTCCTGATCCCGACTCCGACGCCGTCACTATTCGCTCCCCCATCCGCGATTCTGACCCCAATGTCAAAGAAAAAGAGGACCGCGAACGTGAGGTCCTGAAGAAGCTGAAAGCCGACGAACGGCTCCGCAAGGTCCTGATGCTCCTGGCGACGTTCGCGGTGAGCATCACATACATCGCCGGGCTGAGCACACCGGGTGGCTTCTGGGACAGCACCGGGGCCAGCTACCGCCCGGGCGATGCAATCCTCAAGGACCACCACCGCCCACGCCTGACGGTGTTCCTGCTCTGCAACACCACGGCGTTCGTGGCGTCCCTGGTCATCATCATGCTGCTCATCATCGACGGCAAGAAGCTCCGCGAGAAGACCGTTCGGTCGCTCGTGCTCTATGGGTTCATCGTCGTCGCGCTAGTCAGCCTTGTCGGCGCTTACACCGCTGGCAGCTGCAGGGAGACAAAAACCACCATCTACGTGGTCTCCCTGGCCGGCGGTATTTTGGCAATGGCATACATCCTACTCTATGCTTTCTACACTTTAAAGTCTTCTCGTTCCAGTCCAACGCAACAAACGGATGCACTTCAGCAGACTAATGATAATATCAG TCGTAGAAAGGGTCTGGACAAGGCTCGCTCTCTTGTTCTACTGCTCGCCACTCTTGCCGCCACCATCACCTACACAGCGGGGTTGGACCCGCCAGGTGGCGTTTGGCAGGACAACGACCACGGGCATATGGCCGGCGACCCGATTCTAATCACAACGAACATTGGGAGGTACAGGGCCTTCTACTACTGCAACTCGGTTGCGTTCGTGGCCTCCTTGCTGGTCATCGTCCTTGTCCAGACAGAGAGGCTGATCAAGCACCACGTGCTGGAGGCAGCCATGATACTCGACCTGTTTGGCCTCATCGGCGCATATGCCGCCGGGAGCTGTCGGGACGTGAATTCCTCCATTTATGTCATGGCTTTGGCAGGCGCTGCCCTGATCTATGTGGTGATCCATATTGTCTTCTTCACGCTGGAGCTGGACCACAAGGACAAGAAAGACGACGATCAAGAAGATGAGTTGCTGGAGAAGAGGCGCAAACGGTTGCTCCTGTTCGCGATCTTGGCTGCAACCATCACCTATCAAGCCGGCCTCACCCCTCCTGGCGGGTTTCTTCTCCAGGACGACACGCTCGGGCACCATGCCGGTGACCCGATCCTCTTGCACAACTACCCAGTCCGCTACCATGCCTTCTTCTACTGCAACTCGGTGAGCTTCATGCTGTCCATCGCCCTCATCATCCTCCTGGTGAACCCGAATCTGTACAGGCCAGCCATACAAAGCAATGCACTATCCGTTTGCACGGCCGTGGGCTTGTTTTGTTTGATGGGGGCCTACGCCGCTGGAAGCACGCAACACCGCAAGACATCCATCTACATCTTCGTGTTGGTGGCTGTGGTCCTGCTCATTGCAGCCGGACTGCTGCTGGTATTTTTGCTGAAGAGAAAGCTCAGCAATGTGGTAGTTGCGCCACCAAGAGAACAGaacgaagaagaaaggaagaaggaggTAGAAGAAAAgaatgaggatgaagaagaagcgaAGAAGCATGCGAGGCGCAAGTATCTGATGCTGCTAGGCATCTTGGTGGCGAGCGTAGCCTACCAGGCCGGCCTGGAACCGCCTGGCGGGGCGTGGCAGAACAACGACAACGGGTACGACGCAGGCAACCCGGTGATGAACGACAACAGGAGGCCCCGGTACCTCACCTTCTTCTACAGCAACTCCATTTCCTTTGTGGCTTCCATCGTTGTCATCATCATGTTGCTACCGCAATGGCTGCCAAAGAAGAAAGAAGGAGAATGGGAGAAATGGTCGCTGAGGGTGATGAACTGGATGATCCGACTGGATCTGTTTGCTCTCCTAGTGGCCTATGCAGCCGGCTCCAACAGGGGGTTGAAGACATCCCTGTTTGTCGTCGCACTCATCTTTGCTGTGCTGGGCTACTTTGCAATCCATACGGTGCTGGCATGTACTGTTTGTCGCCGTGAGAGGCGCCAAAGCAGCTCTGTAGTGTAG